A genomic window from Panthera tigris isolate Pti1 chromosome B4, P.tigris_Pti1_mat1.1, whole genome shotgun sequence includes:
- the KCNJ8 gene encoding ATP-sensitive inward rectifier potassium channel 8 has product MLARKSIIPEEYVLARIAAENLRKPRVRDRLPKARFIAKSGACNLAHKNIREQGRFLQDIFTTLVDLKWRHTLVIFTMSFLCSWLLFAIMWWLVAFAHGDIYAYMEKSGMEKSGLESTVCVTNVRSFTSAFLFSIEVQVTIGFGGRMMTEECPLAITVLILQNIVGLIINAVMLGCIFMKTAQAHRRAETLIFSRHAVIAVRNGKLCFMFRVGDLRKSMIISASVRIQVVKKTTTPEGEVVPIHQLDIPVDNPIESNNIFLVAPLIICHVIDKRSPLYDISATDLANQDLEVIVILEGVVETTGITTQARTSYIAEEIQWGHRFVSIVTEEEGVYSVDYSKFGNTVKVAAPRCSARELDEKPSILIQTLQKSELSHQNSLRKRNSMRRNNSMRRNNSIRRNNSSLIVPKVQFMTPEGNQNTSES; this is encoded by the exons ATGTTGGCCAGAAAGAGCATCATCCCCGAGGAGTATGTGCTGGCGCGCATCGCCGCGGAGAATCTGCGCAAGCCGCGCGTCCGAGACCGCCTCCCCAAAGCCCGCTTCATCGCCAAGAGCGGGGCATGCAACCTGGCGCACAAGAACATCCGCGAGCAAGGGCGATTCCTTCAGGACATCTTCACTACCTTGGTGGACCTGAAATGGCGCCACACGCTGGTCATCTTTACCATGTCGTTCCTCTGCAGTTGGCTGCTCTTCGCCATCATGTGGTGGCTCGTGGCCTTTGCCCATGGGGACATCTACGCTTACATGGAGAAAAGCGGAATGGAGAAAAGTGGTTTGGAGTCCACTGTTTGTGTGACTAACGTCAG gtctttcacctctgctttcctcttctcCATTGAAGTTCAAGTGACAATTGGATTTGGAGGGAGAATGATGACAGAGGAATGTCCCCTGGCCATCACAGTTTTGATTCTCCAGAACATTGTGGGTTTGATAATCAACGCAGTCATGTTGGGTTGCATTTTCATGAAAACAGCTCAGGCTCACAGAAGGGCAGAAACCTTGATTTTCAGCCGCCATGCTGTGATTGCCGTTAGAAATGGCAAGCTGTGCTTCATGTTCCGAGTGGGTGACCTAAGGAAAAGTATGATCATTAGTGCCTCAGTGCGCATCCAGGTGGTCAAGAAAACAACCACACCTGAAGGGGAGGTGGTGCCTATTCACCAGCTGGACATTCCTGTTGATAACCCAATTGAGAGCAATAACATTTTTCTGGTAGCCCCTTTGATCATCTGCCATGTGATTGACAAGCGCAGCCCCTTGTATGATATCTCAGCAACTGATCTTGCCAACCAAGACCTAGAGGTCATAGTGATTCTCGAAGGAGTGGTCGAGACTACTGGCATTACCACACAAGCAAGAACCTCCTATATCGCCGAGGAGATACAATGGGGCCATCGCTTTGTGTCCATTGTTACTGAGGAGGAAGGAGTGTATTCTGTGGATTACTCCAAATTTGGCAACACTGTTAAAGTAGCTGCTCCAAGGTGCAGTGCCCGAGAGCTGGATGAGAAGCCTTCCATCCTTATTCAGACTCTCCAAAAGAGTGAACTATCCCATCAAAATTCTCTGAGGAAGCGCAATTCCATGAGAAGAAACAATTCTATGAGGAGAAACAACTCTATCCGGAGGAACAACTCATCCCTCATTGTGCCAAAGGTGCAATTTATGACTCCTGAAGGAAATCAAAACACATCGGAATCATGA